One genomic segment of Streptomyces niveus includes these proteins:
- a CDS encoding GNAT family N-acetyltransferase, with protein sequence MIVRLARERDLPGFLGLAAQVEHWFGPMVDDPGFSDAVAEHIRDSKALLAVGPDTTPEPDPQPPLLGGLLFGSDAPTFHVHWLVVSRQARGQGVGAALMADAMKRYVTGPGTVEVVTFGADHPGAVESGARVFYERLCFTPAEATDPGPEGGSRQIYRLTVS encoded by the coding sequence ATGATCGTGAGACTCGCGCGGGAGCGGGATCTGCCCGGCTTTCTCGGCCTCGCCGCCCAGGTGGAGCACTGGTTCGGGCCGATGGTCGATGATCCCGGCTTCAGTGATGCCGTGGCCGAGCACATTCGTGACTCCAAGGCCCTGCTCGCCGTCGGCCCGGACACCACCCCGGAACCGGATCCGCAACCGCCGCTGCTCGGCGGCCTGTTGTTCGGGTCCGACGCCCCGACCTTCCACGTCCACTGGCTCGTCGTCTCGCGGCAGGCACGCGGCCAGGGAGTCGGCGCGGCGCTGATGGCCGACGCGATGAAGAGGTACGTCACCGGTCCCGGGACCGTTGAGGTGGTCACCTTCGGCGCCGACCATCCGGGCGCCGTCGAGAGCGGCGCCCGCGTCTTCTACGAGCGGCTGTGCTTCACCCCCGCCGAAGCCACCGATCCGGGCCCGGAGGGCGGCTCACGACAGATCTACCGACTGACCGTCAGCTGA
- a CDS encoding putative glycolipid-binding domain-containing protein produces MSTFVPPPATAAWAHEHARQGFEVVYFRRSGDVRRDQHAPHGQDWLHIVGCTTAVEDGRTWTVDYDLTLDAGWVTRRAVVTCRSEAGTRSTVLQADGAGRWRVDGAPAPYLDGCLDVDLESSAMTNALPVHRFRLPVGTLTSAPAAYVRALDLSVERLDQDYRRAPDEGSRQCYDYSAPVFDFRCRLVYDEAGLVLSYPGIATRAA; encoded by the coding sequence ATGAGCACCTTCGTACCGCCGCCCGCGACCGCGGCATGGGCGCACGAGCACGCGCGACAGGGCTTCGAGGTCGTCTACTTCCGGCGCTCGGGCGACGTACGGCGGGACCAGCACGCACCGCACGGGCAGGACTGGCTGCACATCGTGGGGTGCACCACCGCCGTCGAGGACGGCCGGACGTGGACGGTGGACTACGACCTCACCCTGGACGCCGGGTGGGTGACGCGCCGGGCCGTCGTCACCTGCCGGTCCGAGGCCGGAACGCGCTCGACGGTGCTCCAGGCCGACGGCGCGGGCCGCTGGCGGGTGGACGGCGCGCCGGCGCCGTATCTCGACGGGTGTCTAGACGTCGATCTGGAGTCGTCGGCGATGACCAACGCCCTTCCCGTGCATCGCTTCCGGCTACCCGTCGGGACACTGACGTCGGCGCCGGCCGCGTACGTACGCGCGCTCGACCTGTCCGTCGAACGGCTCGACCAGGACTACCGGCGCGCCCCCGACGAGGGGTCGCGGCAGTGCTACGACTACTCGGCCCCGGTCTTCGACTTCCGCTGCCGGCTGGTCTACGACGAGGCCGGTCTGGTGCTCTCGTACCCGGGGATCGCGACCCGCGCGGCGTAG
- a CDS encoding LysR substrate-binding domain-containing protein: MFTLVQLTNFVAVAEELHFGRAAERLQMTQPPLSRQIQLLEATLRVQLFDRTNRSVRLTPAGRAFLHEARRILRQTEQATIAVRQVSTGEAGAIAIGFTAASAYSMLGKVLDTARAVMPGVEIVLREMVTGDQLDALTESSLDLGLVRPPVNSPELSSRPAAQERLVAALPAGHPLAEGEGALDIAAFDRQDVLMYSTKESRYFHELLISVFRAAGIAPTFSQYLSQVHSILALVNGGWGIALVPEAATQLRYAGVVFRDVHLAAPAPVELSLTWRTGNDNPALHALLRHL, translated from the coding sequence TTGTTCACCCTCGTCCAGCTGACCAACTTCGTCGCCGTCGCCGAGGAGCTGCACTTCGGGCGGGCCGCCGAGCGGCTTCAGATGACGCAGCCGCCGCTCAGCCGCCAGATTCAGCTCCTTGAGGCGACGCTGCGGGTCCAGCTCTTCGACCGCACCAACCGTTCCGTACGGCTGACGCCCGCCGGCCGCGCGTTCCTGCACGAGGCACGCCGCATCCTGCGCCAGACGGAGCAGGCCACGATCGCCGTACGCCAGGTGTCCACCGGCGAGGCGGGCGCGATCGCCATCGGGTTCACCGCCGCCAGCGCGTACTCCATGCTCGGCAAGGTCCTCGACACCGCCCGTGCGGTCATGCCCGGGGTGGAGATCGTCCTGCGTGAGATGGTCACCGGCGACCAGCTCGACGCGCTGACCGAGTCCAGCCTTGACCTGGGGCTGGTACGGCCCCCGGTGAACAGCCCGGAGCTGAGCTCACGGCCCGCGGCACAGGAACGGCTCGTGGCCGCGCTGCCCGCGGGCCATCCGCTCGCCGAGGGCGAGGGCGCGCTCGACATCGCCGCGTTCGACCGGCAGGACGTGCTGATGTACTCCACCAAGGAGTCCCGCTATTTCCACGAGCTGCTGATCAGTGTCTTCCGGGCGGCGGGCATCGCCCCCACCTTCAGCCAGTATCTGAGCCAGGTCCACAGCATCCTCGCGCTGGTGAACGGCGGCTGGGGCATCGCGCTGGTCCCGGAGGCGGCCACCCAACTGCGTTACGCGGGCGTGGTCTTCAGGGACGTGCACCTGGCGGCCCCCGCGCCGGTCGAGCTGTCGCTCACCTGGCGCACCGGCAACGACAATCCGGCGCTGCACGCCCTGCTCCGGCACCTGTGA
- a CDS encoding enolase C-terminal domain-like protein, translating into MLLNLSGAHAPHFTRNLVVLTDSEGRTGVGEVPGGEGIRTTLEESRDLVVGRSVGDHHAVLRAVRERFGDRDTAGRGTQTFDLRVTVHAVTALESALLDLLGQHLGLPLSALLGEGLQRDRVPVLGYLFYVGDRGRTDLAYRDGSDERDDWLRLRDEEALTPEAIVALAEAAQQRYGFQDFKLKGGVLPGHEEADAVRALAERFPEARITLDPNGAWPLAEAVALGRELRDVLAYAEDPCGAEGGYSGRETMAEFRRATGLRTATNMIATDWRQLGHAVRADAVDIPLADPHFWTMNGSVRVAQLCEAWGLTWGSHSNNHFDVSLAMFTHVAAAAPGDITAIDTHWIWQDGQRLTARPFEIKDGMLEVPERPGLGVDLDMERVEAAHELYRSLGLGARDDATAMRYLVPDWQFDNKRPALVRDTDRRRPSQP; encoded by the coding sequence ATGCTGCTCAATCTCAGCGGCGCGCACGCTCCCCACTTCACCCGCAATCTGGTCGTCCTGACCGACTCCGAGGGACGTACCGGAGTCGGTGAGGTGCCGGGCGGTGAGGGCATCCGGACGACGCTGGAGGAGTCGCGGGACCTGGTCGTCGGGCGGTCCGTCGGCGATCACCACGCCGTACTGCGCGCGGTGCGTGAGCGCTTCGGCGACCGGGACACGGCGGGGCGCGGCACCCAGACCTTCGATCTGCGGGTCACGGTGCACGCGGTCACCGCGCTCGAATCTGCGCTGCTCGACCTGCTCGGCCAGCACCTCGGGCTGCCCCTGAGCGCGCTGCTGGGCGAGGGGCTGCAGCGCGACAGGGTGCCCGTACTCGGCTATCTCTTCTACGTGGGTGACCGGGGGCGTACCGACCTGGCGTACCGCGACGGGAGTGACGAGCGGGACGACTGGCTGAGGCTGCGCGACGAGGAGGCGCTGACCCCGGAGGCCATCGTCGCTCTCGCCGAGGCTGCTCAACAGCGGTACGGCTTCCAGGACTTCAAGCTCAAGGGCGGTGTGCTGCCGGGGCACGAGGAGGCCGACGCCGTACGGGCACTGGCCGAGCGATTCCCGGAGGCGCGGATCACCCTGGACCCGAACGGCGCCTGGCCGCTCGCCGAAGCCGTGGCGCTGGGCCGCGAGTTGCGCGACGTCCTGGCGTACGCGGAGGACCCGTGCGGCGCGGAGGGCGGTTACTCGGGCCGGGAGACCATGGCCGAATTCCGCCGCGCCACCGGGCTGCGTACGGCGACGAACATGATCGCCACCGACTGGCGGCAACTCGGGCACGCCGTACGCGCCGACGCGGTCGACATCCCGCTGGCCGACCCGCACTTCTGGACGATGAACGGTTCGGTGCGGGTGGCGCAGCTCTGTGAGGCGTGGGGGCTGACCTGGGGGTCGCACTCCAACAACCACTTCGATGTCTCGCTGGCGATGTTCACGCATGTCGCTGCCGCCGCTCCGGGCGACATCACGGCGATCGACACCCACTGGATCTGGCAGGACGGCCAGCGGCTCACCGCGCGACCGTTCGAGATCAAGGACGGCATGCTGGAGGTGCCGGAGCGGCCGGGGCTGGGTGTCGACCTCGACATGGAGCGCGTGGAGGCGGCGCACGAGCTGTACCGGAGTCTCGGGCTGGGGGCCCGCGACGACGCGACGGCGATGCGGTATCTGGTGCCGGACTGGCAGTTCGACAACAAGCGTCCGGCGCTCGTACGCGACACCGACCGCCGCCGCCCGAGTCAGCCCTGA
- a CDS encoding S1 family peptidase codes for MSPYRIERPFRRALRTAGSAVAALTLLLGWSAATGSTAYAQEPAAATASTAESGKVVQVRGGNLIYSSSGARCTVGFNARTSATFFGLVSGRCAQGTSNWYADAALTVFIGTTAGTSFPGNDYALVRYINSSTVAFPGEVALGSGGNQDITGAANPTVGQSLCHVGRTTGVRCGTVTAVNVTVNYPEGSVSGLFRSNICSEPGDAGGPAFSGGTALGIIVASSGNCSSGGVTYYQPVVEWLSVYGLSIY; via the coding sequence ATGAGTCCGTACCGCATCGAGAGACCGTTCCGAAGAGCGCTGCGCACCGCCGGGTCCGCCGTCGCGGCGCTGACCCTGCTGCTCGGCTGGTCCGCCGCGACCGGATCGACGGCGTACGCGCAGGAGCCGGCCGCCGCGACGGCCTCAACGGCCGAGAGCGGCAAGGTCGTTCAGGTACGCGGCGGCAACCTCATCTACAGCAGCAGCGGCGCCCGCTGCACCGTCGGCTTCAACGCCCGCACCAGCGCCACCTTCTTCGGCCTGGTGTCCGGGCGCTGCGCCCAGGGCACCTCCAACTGGTACGCGGACGCGGCCCTGACCGTGTTCATCGGCACCACCGCCGGAACGAGCTTCCCGGGCAACGACTACGCCCTCGTCCGCTACATCAACAGCTCGACGGTGGCCTTCCCCGGTGAGGTCGCACTCGGCAGCGGCGGCAACCAGGACATCACCGGCGCCGCGAACCCGACGGTCGGTCAGTCCCTCTGCCATGTCGGCCGGACGACCGGCGTCCGCTGCGGCACCGTCACGGCCGTGAACGTCACGGTCAACTACCCGGAGGGCTCCGTGAGCGGACTCTTCAGGTCCAACATCTGCTCAGAGCCCGGTGACGCCGGCGGCCCCGCGTTCTCCGGAGGCACCGCACTCGGCATCATCGTCGCCTCGTCCGGAAACTGCTCCTCGGGCGGTGTCACCTACTACCAGCCGGTCGTGGAGTGGCTGTCGGTCTACGGCCTGTCCATCTACTAG
- a CDS encoding methylated-DNA--[protein]-cysteine S-methyltransferase: MKDTAADPDLSTLLARASADPGTLARLHTRLEDAAGRDGLLDVAYTVVDSPVGRLLLASTEKGLVRVAFHNQDHDQVLDTLATTLSPRVLRAPRRLDDVARELDQYFAGARRTFDLPLDLSLSHGFRQLVQRHLPEIAYGRTLSYAEVARLVGNPKAVRAVGTACATNPLPVVVPCHRVLRSDGTLGGYAGGPAAKSVLLDLEAAARHTGG; the protein is encoded by the coding sequence GAAGGACACCGCCGCTGACCCGGACCTCTCCACCCTCCTCGCCCGCGCCTCCGCGGACCCCGGGACCCTCGCCCGGCTGCACACCAGGCTGGAGGACGCGGCCGGCCGCGACGGCCTGCTGGACGTCGCGTACACCGTCGTCGACAGCCCCGTCGGCCGCCTGCTGCTCGCCTCGACCGAGAAGGGCCTCGTCCGCGTGGCCTTCCACAACCAGGACCACGACCAGGTCCTCGACACCCTCGCCACGACACTGAGCCCCCGGGTGCTGCGTGCCCCCAGGCGGCTCGACGACGTGGCCCGCGAACTCGACCAGTACTTCGCCGGCGCGCGCAGGACGTTCGACCTGCCCCTCGACCTGTCGCTGTCCCACGGGTTCCGGCAGCTGGTGCAGCGTCACCTCCCGGAGATCGCCTACGGACGCACGCTCAGTTACGCCGAGGTCGCGCGTCTCGTGGGCAATCCGAAGGCGGTCCGCGCGGTCGGCACGGCCTGCGCGACCAACCCGCTGCCCGTCGTCGTCCCCTGCCACCGCGTGCTGCGCAGCGACGGAACGCTCGGGGGTTACGCGGGCGGTCCGGCCGCCAAGTCCGTCCTGCTGGACCTGGAGGCCGCGGCCCGGCACACCGGCGGATGA